Proteins from a single region of Sphaerodactylus townsendi isolate TG3544 unplaced genomic scaffold, MPM_Stown_v2.3 scaffold_19, whole genome shotgun sequence:
- the PARP10 gene encoding protein mono-ADP-ribosyltransferase PARP10: MEAAAAAGVEVSGIPAGVAEELLVLYFENRRRSGGGPVQSCRRRGARARIDFESPDDACRVLSRGSHSLQGAQLSVAAAAPRDWGKVVLRGLSGRGGTELLERDVEQLLGCPGGGILLRRSPDGDLALLQLPQPLTPHEFVALAERVRNERLPEPSGLELDWVAQTDSVLVAALGGGAQGALSQDLLELYFESKRSGGGPVRDVRLLPGATGAVVSFSDYAVVDRVLQKSHQLQGHHLDVSPHYDFLEPPEDEETATEAAASPEDAGIAPSLRVPLPDAATRRLLELDLVLRELGARVPECALRLEGGELCISGGDAAGRQRLQESIQEALRGAAQEHLPFSAWVLGFLQRADVGERLAELLSGQGLGACYVPAEEGVLVVAVRPAVARQAMSLLGSALASFSLPLSDRRLLALALPRWAQVEAGLRCCLVRLAEGGARLEGLTLRELEEENVAHLEAFLQDGVPDETVVAMEAGALRYLQLYSQEILTSIGNVTLLPLEGADVTGFRLSGTAGACQAAAELLQSLAGAIHTQTLTLQLPGISRFLLDSRGQAVVRDLERHFRCVVGLERVRWSPVLLQHELEMSQTPLALSCRRDSLRRSEQPPALPDVASKQSEANMEEIKGLLVALRPAGVGAPAEGRTGSDEAEGEDLYSAPEPEAAAPSAVEEEKEAAGWGEEESLEEGPLRAPTAEAAAEEAELLLAIQQSMDSAQQEEEELRQATELSLRSYQEEAVRGASPDAALQAVLSISLEEAHRTANSAQLGICAASEADTVRVAQELEAQLRAQLREETVHNEGLCSLPPLCLEYLAHLERKHAVRISLDGAVATVCGFADYPVAATRDLALLLTRLLRAEVARGSGGVRWVHWDSSGGGSPTPYSAEASALLEQAWCRGHKRVDVFFDGYPFTIDFERMEEYDIGNARTLPIGRTEQPVAPPAPPSPTALAGDEVKLLLLPESSEEFQGTVRQFYGTLEDFHNKIRIIKVQKVLHPLLYQQYLLKRGAMEKACGRPEVERLLYHGTTEQSSREICQFGFNRSFCGKNATRYGHGVYFAVQAYISVQEQYSPSSTDGNKYIFVTRTLVGDYTTGSHELRAPPLREGDSALRRYDSVVDNLRAPSIFVIFNDTQAYPQYLITCQRSRRR, from the exons atggaggcggcggcggcggcgggggtggAGGTGTCGGGGATCCCGGCGGGGGTGGCGGAGGAGCTGCTGGTGCTCTACTTCGAGAACCGGCGGCGCTCGGGCGGGGGGCCGGTGCAGAGTTGCCGGCGGAGGGGCGCCCGCGCCCGCATCGACTTCGAGAGCCCCGACG aTGCGTGCCGCGTGCTGTCCCGGGGCAGCCACTCGCTGCAGGGCGCCCAGCTGTCGGTAGCTGCAGCAGCACCGCGGGACTGGGGGAAGGTGGTGCTGCGGGGACTGAGCGGCCGAGGTGGCACTGAGCTGCTGGAGCGAGACGTGGAGCAGCTGCTGGGGTGCCCGGGTGGTGGAATCCTGCTGCGACGGAGCCCTGACGGCGACCTGGCCCTGTTGCAGCTGCCGCAGCCCCTCACCCCCCACG AGTTCGTGGCTTTGGCTGAGCGGGTGCGAAATGAGCGGCTGCCGGAGCCCAGCGGTCTGGAGCTGGACTGGGTGGCGCAGACGGACAGCGTGCTGGTGGCTGCTCTCGGCGGGGGGGCCCAGGGGGCTCTGAGCCAGGACCTGCTGGAGCTCTACTTTGAGAGCAAGCGGAGCGGTGGGGGCCCCGTGCGAGACGTCCGACTGCTCCCAGGGGCCACCGGGGCCGTGGTCTCCTTCAGCGACTATGCAG TGGTGGACAGGGTCCTGcaaaaatcccatcagctccaggGTCACCACTTGGACGTGTCCCCTCACTACGACTTCTTGGAGCCCCCTGAGGACGAGGAGACGGCCACAGAGGCGGCAGCTTCCCCAGAAGACGCTGGGATTGCTCCTTCTCTGCGCGTGCCCCTTCCTGACGCGGCCACGCGGCGCCTGCTGGAGTTGGACCTTGTCCTGCGGGAGCTGGGAGCCCGTGTGCCGGAGTGCGCGCTTCGCCTGGAGGGAGGGGAGCTGTGCATCTCTGGGGGAGACGCGGCCGGCCGGCAGCGGTTGCAGGAGAGCATCCAGGAGGCGTTACGGGGAGCAGCCCAGGAACACCTGCCCTTCTCAGCCTGGGTCTTGGGCTTCCTGCAGCGGGCGGACGTGGGGGAGCGCCTGGCGGAGCTGCTGTCGGGGCAAGGGCTGGGGGCCTGCTACGTCCCCGCCGAGGAGGGGGTGCTGGTGGTGGCGGTGAGGCCGGCCGTGGCTCGCCAGGCCATGTCCTTGCTGGGCTCGGCCCTGGCCTCCTTCTCCCTGCCGCTGTCGGACAGGCGGCTGCTGGCCCTGGCGTTGCCGCGCTGGGCCCAGGTGGAGGCAGGGCTGCGGTGCTGCCTCGTGCGCCTGGCGGAGGGCGGTGCGCGCCTGGAGGGCCTGACGTTGCGTGAGCTGGAGGAGGAGAACGTGGCGCACCTGGAAGCTTTCCTGCAAGACGGCGTGCCCGACGAGACGGTGGTGGCCATGGAGGCAGGCGCCCTGCGATACCTGCAGCTCTACTCCCAGGAGATTCTCACCAGCATTGGCAATGTCACCCTGCTGCCACTGGAGGGCGCCGACGTCACAGGCTTCCGG CTGAGTGGCACGGCCGGGGCATGCCAGGCGGCTGCTGAGCTGCTTCAGAGCCTGGCAGGGGCCATCCACACCCAGACCCTGACCCTGCAGCTGCCCGGCATCAGCCGCTTCCTCCTGGATAGCCGCGGCCAGGCCGTTGTGCGAGACCTGGAGAGGCACTTCCGTTGTGTCGTTGGGCTGGAGAGGGTCCGCTGGAGCCCCGTGCTCTTGCAG CATGAACTGGAAATGTCCCAGACGCCCCTTGCCCTGAGTTGCCGCCGAGATTCCTTGCGTCGCTCAGAGCAGCCCCCAGCCCTGCCCGACGTGGCCAGCAAGCAGAGCGAAGCCAACATGG AAGAGATCAAGGGCTTGCTGGTGGCCCTCCGGCCGGCCGGCGTCGGGGCTCCTGCAGAGGGGCGCACGGGGAGTGACGAGGCGGAGGGTGAGGACCTTTACTCAGCGCCTGAGCCAGAAGCCGCGGCGCCCTCTGCTgtcgaggaggagaaggaggcggccgggtggggggaagaggagagccTGGAGGAAGGGCCCCTGCGGGCTCCCACGGCGGAGGCGGCTGCGGAGGAGGCGGAGCTGCTCTTGGCCATCCAGCAGTCGATGGACAGCgcccagcaggaggaggaggagctgcgcCAGGCGACGGAGCTCTCTCTCCGCTCCTACCAGGAGGAGGCTGTGCGGGGGGCCAGTCCCGACGCTGCCCTGCAGGCCGTGCTCAGCATCTCCCTGGAAGAAGCCCACCGGACGGCCAACTCGGCACAGCTGGGCATCTGTGCAGCCTCCGAGGCGGACACGGTCCGGGTGGCACAGGAGTTGGAGGCGCAGCTGCGGGCGCAGCTGCGAGAGGAGACTGTGCACAACGAAGGCCTCTGCTCACTGCCCCCCCTTTGCCTCGAGTACCTGGCCCACCTGGAGCGCAAGCACGCCGTGCGCATCTCGCTGGACGGCGCCGTGGCCACCGTTTGTGGCTTTGCTGACTACCCCGTGGCTGCCACCCGTGACCTGGCGTTGCTGCTGACCCGGCTGCTGCGAGCAGAGGTGGCCAGGGGGTCTGGGGGCGTCCGCTGGGTCCACTGGGATTCCTCGGGGGGCGGGTCGCCCACCCCGTATTCGGCAGAGGCCAGCGCCCTCCTGGAGCAGGCCTGGTGCCGAGGGCACAAGCGAGTGGACGTCTTCTTCGATGGGTACCCGTTCACCATCGACTTTGAGCGCATGGAAGAGTATGACATTGGCAATGCCCGGACTCTGCCCATTGGCCGCACCGAGCAACCGGTGGCCCCCCCAG cccccccaagccccactgcCCTGGCGGGCGATGAAgtgaagctgctgctgctccccgaaAGCTCAGAGGAGTTCCAGGGGACGGTGCGCCAGTTCTACGGCACGCTGGAGGATTTCCACAACAAGATCCGCATCATCAAG GTCCAGAAGGTGCTGCACCCCCTCCTGTACCAGCAGTACTTGCTGAAGAGAGGCGCCATGGAGAAGGCCTGTGGGCGCCCGGAGGTGGAGCGGCTGCTGTACCACGGCACCACGGAGCAGTCCAGCCGGGAGATCTGCCAGTTCGGCTTCAACCGCAGCTTCTGTGGCAAGAATG CCACACGCTACGGCCACGGGGTCTACTTTGCCGTCCAGGCGTACATTTCGGTGCAGGAACAGTACTCGCCCAGCAGCACAGATGGCAACAAGTACATCTTTGTGACACGGACTCTGGTT